The Culex pipiens pallens isolate TS chromosome 2, TS_CPP_V2, whole genome shotgun sequence DNA window aCGACTTTATCACAATTTTACCTactatatataaaaatatattttatttactaaatacaaaaaaaaatatttttattcttaaaagctATATAAACAACCTaagtaatattcaaaaaaaaaaattaatcctatcaatgtcacgcCGGTTTACGGTTTGATTCCATATTTGACAAAATTCAgttaaaactaattttcaaaatttttagcgatttgcaacccTTAAAAAAGCTATTTCATGTgtcattttgcacattttgatgacaCACTAATTACATCCTTTGGCAAGTTTCCTgaactgttttcaaaaagttcccaataaataatgaaacaaattaaacctGTTAACCATTGAAAACTGAGAATTTTCCTATGAGATACATTTGAAAGCAACGATGACTATTTTTCCTTCTAAAGGTTGCCCAAAAACACACCGTGAAATACATTATGCCTCGCTTACATTTTCAAACggtcctatgtacatatgaAAACCATGGCGCATTTGTTGTTTTGGTTAAGTAATCTagataataaattattaataaattaatcaagTAATAAGTTCAAACAGagttttaacagaatttagtcgtgtttttttctgtCTTACTGGACACAATAAAAGACGatataaaaacagaaaaatggctGCAACAGCTTTTGCGTTCTACAAATTATTTTCGTGACTTAATTTTTATGACGAGTTATTTTTGTGGTTAATTTTTCCAGGAAACCTCCCCATCTCCCGCAAACACATCCTGTTTCTTTTTGCCATCACGGTGGCATGTATGTTTATCCTGCTCTCGGTGCTACAATCTGAACCATACGGAGTCCCCACCGGACATGGCCAGCTGGACATTAGTGAACCCCTCTCCGACAGCAAGGTAAATCTCTCCGAAGCAGTTCGTGTCCTGTGCTGGGTCATGACCACACCGGCCAACCATGCGTCCAAAGCTGTTCACGTCAAGCGAACTTGGGGCAGGAGATGCAACAAGTTGCTGTTGATGAGCTCCGCCGAGGATAAAGAGTTGGGAACGATTGCTCTGCCAGTTGGTGAAGGCAGGGAAGGTCTGTGGAACAAGTCGCGCGAAGCGTTCCGGTATGCTTACGAACATCACCTGGAGGAATACGATTGGTTCTTGAAGGCTGACGATGATACGTATGGGATGTTGACTTTGGTACAAGAACACCtttatgaattattttaaatatttcagttACGTCATCCTGGAGAACCTGCGTTATTTCCTGTACCCATTTTCGCCAGAATTTCCAATTTATTTTGGAAGCAAATTCCGATATCCCGAGTACGTCAAGCAAGGTTACTTCTCCGGTGGAGCTGGTTACGTACTGAGCAGAGAAGCCTTGAAGCGATTCGTTGAGCAGGCTCTTCAAGGATCGAAAAATTGTACCACTGCGTTCGATACGGAAGATTTGGAAATGGGTAACTTCCGTTTTTAACACTGTTGGAAGATATTgcaataaaattaaacttttttcaggAAGATGCATGGAAAGTGTCAACGTAACTGCCGGCGATTCCCGCGATCTCTTGGGAAGAAAACGCTTCCTCCCGCTGGAACCCATGTTCCACCTGACCACCAACCCAGCAGATGACCCCAACTTTTGGTACAACTACTACTCGTTCTACGAACCATTCTACGGGGATAACTGCTGCTCGGATCTGGCCATCAGCTTCCACTACATCCCTGGTCAGCAAATGCACGTGATGGACTATCTCATCTACGGGTTGCACCCGTACGGAGTCAAGTTCCGCAATCCACCACTGAAGCCAAAGCTGAGCTGGGACGAGGCGAGACTCGTGCCCGGACCATATCCAGTGGAAACTACCACGGTGAATGCCACTGTTGATCTTTCATCTACGGTATCTGCTAGTAGCGAagagagcagcagcagccaggCAAATATTGACACTCGAAGTGAGAATTCTACCAGCAGTGAGGCGTCGAATGAAGTTGGAAGTACCAGTAATTCATCATATTTGTTAgagatttttaaaagattgctgGAGAAGCAAGAAATCAATAAAACAAAGGAAGAAGAAATTATAGATAAGATACTTAGTGATAAAGAATTTACGAAAAAACTTTTAGATAAGTTGAAATTGCgccaaaatgaataaaacaaaatgtacaatcagaaactaaaaaaagaaaacaatcattttatttatttgctgagaaaattcttgaCAAATTCGACAAACTGTTTTAAACAGTAAAGCTAGAGCGATCGtttaatacatttaaaaaaaagaactgaaaaatgtgttattaATTTGGCCGATCTtgtgcttttttatttttgtatttttttatttggctcaaactttgtgacattggttcacccatacaagtctccatacaattttgtcatttgtccatacaaatattgAAGGTAAATATTCCGAAATCTGTATTATTTGAtaacattttctgatcgatttggtatcttcagcaaagttgcaatACTGAGGTGAAAGACTATTTAGAAACATACAGAAATATACATACATGAATAATTTTTTGCTCGTTTTAAATGAACTTTtctaacataaataaatttttgaaactttagcGACATTTTCAGATCTttacaataaaaattcaaataaaaataagtaaagtTTTGAAATCAAGCTCTACTTTTGAAAGGGTTTACCAACAGataattttccttatttcatagttTAGCCCAaattataaactttttgaattattttcattgaaaagaccaGAAATTTAGCAAAAATGGACATTTAAAATTCTCTTCTCTGCGTTTGCGTGAAAAAAACATCGAAGCACGCAAAAAACATtctcaatttttatttgtttttgacaaatctattttaattttttagaaaactaatgattgcataacAACTGAGCttgtgtaaaatgtattttaaatcacttttttttattcaaatgttgaaaatatggcttgttttttcaatttttatatttttttttgccttcccctTGACTTCGACCgagggacaatttttttttaaatatttgcattggccttaggtgatactcagaaaaaaatataacccgattttcaaaaatctacagACAAcaatgtaggaaattttctgaatttttgaaaaatattttttcagcgaTGCTTTTTTCatgaagtattttcaaaatgcaaaaaaaatatggtaagaAAACTAAAATGTCATCCTAAAAGTATCTATAACTTGATAACGGTACCTTCATTTCATCTAAAATATATagaataattttcgattgcaaatttgattttgcgtcaaatttttatcgattttctaaTAATTGGTTGCCcatgatttggattttttttttaaacaaattcaaaatcttatcatagaatttttcaaacatttacatATGATCATCCCAAAATTGTGTGAAGacttgtattgaaaattataattgtGCAAATTTGCTACTACTCTGTCTGTTTTTCCGCTGTAATCAGAAATCAGAGGTCCaaaattttcggaaattttctgaacacaaaaatctaaaattgaaaaactgcattttttttggttgaaatcaaacatatctcgaaaacggtgcacgtgttcaaatattttgtaaattacaTTTCGATTGCATTGCAATTCTAttgtatataaaaatttgttctTTTTGGCTTAAAAGTTGCTAGTTTTTGTCCCCTAGAATGTACAAAATAAACTAGAAAAACAAAAGAATACGGATTTAGGGAACGAGATTGctgtaaaaattttagataagctCTTAATATTTAATTGACGATATCCTGtcaactattggttcgattcgcagagttaaacaatgaaacaatttggaaattttcatataatttcgattaaataattttgtaagtTTGTTGAATCAGGCTTTACTATTAAACTCAAACTACATTGAtaaacattcgaaaaatgaCTACAAtagtaaaacaatattttggactTAACAAGTAGACAACTGAttaaatctaaattaaaaaaaaaacagaattcatAATAATACTCCTTAATACTGCATTTGGTATCTTTAAAACtgcgggaactatcgatattatatttttattcatcccctaagttactatttccataaatatttacaacaaaatatgacaatttttataatcaaattatttcaggagTGGGTCCAtagttcaacaattttggaataagaagacatcAGCTTCTTTGgatgctgtgtacccttaaatGAATCTAGTTATCAACAGACCCCAACATCTCCTATCCCTCACAGCTCTTTTCAGCTAAAGCTTCGATTGCATACTTTCAGGCCTTTTCCACATTCAACTATTTCGAACCACTTTAGCTCTCCATTTGGCTAGCAGCGCCGTAACGAGATTCAAACACAACCCCATTAAAATGGTACACTTTATGGCCAcagcaaatataaaaataatttatcgaCCTGGCGCGTCCAGGCGAAAAGTCTCACGCGGCTTTGCAGCACTCTGGGAGAAggcgaaaaataaaacacattatTACCCCTTCGATGGTGACAAATCCAAACACCACCGGACCCGATTGGAACAGCGTTACAAGACTAAATGATGCTATTAGATTGAAATTAGCTTGTTTGGCCAGTTTAGGATGCGGAGCGGTTGCTCGGCGGGGGCGTCCTCACCTCACCTATTGACACCGGTTGGCGAATAAGGGGGAATGGATTTATCGGCGCCATTAGCGTGTATTGGATTGCGACAAATAGGTGTCACCGCGTGGACCTTTTACATCTGTAGTAGCTTCTGGCGAAACCTCGGGGATCACTGGGGTGCCTGTTGAACTGGGAAAGGTGGTGTTTGGTCGTAAATTGTGGTGTTTGGACCTTCTGTGACAAATTTGTACGAAACTAGATCCCGTTTGGTTTGTTCTGAGTCATGCTCTATAAAAGCAATAAAATTCCAGAAGTCACAGAACGAGCCTACCACGAACCAAAACTGGTTCACTTTCGATTTAGATTGGCAATAAATTACAGCGATTATCGATCAGTGGCCCCGGCGAGGGCCCCGCGGGCAATGGTGGTATAGCTCTTAACTCACTTGAACATTCCACAGTAACCGTTGGAGGTATCGAACGTCTGCTCCGGAGGAACAACCCTTTCCAGTAGCCTTGGCAGCTGTGACAAACACCCGAGGGCAGCTAGCAGGCTGGGATCACCCGGTCCGACCGGTTCCGGAAGCTCCCGTGCCGTCAACGGAGTCCCCGGTGGAGAGATGCGAAACTGAGGTCGTCCGCACATGTCCTACAAAGAATAATTTGAGTTCAATAACTCCACTCAAAATCAATCCCAATCCCCAGAACTCACATGCGGTCTCATCCACACAATCTGCTTCTTCTTCGAGAGCGTCCGCGTGGTCGGTGGAAATTCCAGATCTTCGTGCAGTCCACCCGGTCCGCGGGTCACCAGCCCTCCGTTCATCCCACCCCCATTGAGCAGTCCGCCGTTGACGCCCCCGTTGCCGATGCCGTTGTGCCCGTTGATCCCATTGTGGTGGTGGCGCCCGTTCGGGATGGTAGTGCCACCGTTGAGGGTGTGCCCGTTGCCGATGCCATTCGTCGAGATGATTTCGGTTGAGCGGGGTCGAGACAGCGTCGAGGGCGTGTGGTCTACCGTGGTGCCGCCGTTCATCCAGGAGCGCACCTTCGGGATACCGTCTGGAAaacagaagattttttttagaaagctgAATAGAATGTAGGAAAACGGCAGGTAATTCCATCGTGCACATAATGTTGGCATTTTAGAACTTTGACGTTCAGTTACAGCTGATAAAGTGTGTTcattatttcaatattaaaaagcagcaaattggatggaaagaGTACTTAACCTGccaattatatttgtttttttttcataaagttgaaaaatcacttaaatcacataaaaataaaaagattcttAAAAGCTGATAGATCATTtttaagcaattctctacgaaatagacattttcaaatattatttgttgtgtttttttatctGTCAGATGTTTCTAAGCATTTCGAAAATACAaacatgggaccatccataaaccacgtggacacttttttggaaacctcaacccccccccacccttctTCGTTGacaattgcccatacaaaaaaaaaattatggaccGTGGACAATCGAcatacccccctccccccctcctaaagtatccacgtggtttatggatggtccccatggtcccttttatgaagaaaaaacaacgcacaaaaaaataaaataaataataaattacggtatttaatttgcattcgaaaacaaacttttcaatttcttttaacaAAATGTACCGTTCTCAAGTTACAACCCCTTTTGAGTATTAATTTTCGATTTCCGTtgtttctttaatttaaaaaatacttctccCTCTGCGACTTTAAAATTGGTTTGGTTTGAATttcacacttagattttttttaccgaattcggtagttgaaaaatcggtaaagtttagatcaaaaattcatcaaaaaaatgtcaaaaaaaactaCCGAATTTCGGTAGTGCGaagaacaataatgaactttgCTACCGAATTCTggtaagtttttaccgaattcggtaattttcagtttactgAACTGtgaagcagttgaaaattcggtaatctttaccgaattcggtaaaaaaaatctaagtgtgtatttTGGGTGGAAAACTTTAtgcgaaaaaaagtgaaaaagcgaTGGGTTATTATGTATGATGTAACATTTTTTCTGCAATTTaaactggtacaaattttatctagggtttaaaaaaactttacacgtataaaaaaataaataaaaaggtgtttatttgaaaatcattttttagtgaCAACAAAACTTCACCTTTCAGTTTTGTTTGGTGTAGTCCTCATTAgtgtggttcacggatatatttcgaaaattttcgagCACTCGGGCCCCAAATCTAGCCTGAACatttgagcttatttggttaaggtttagcaGGTCCACTCTTGAActttgaatgaaatttcaatcaatttaatttaatatttttaacactTCGTCGAGGATGTTTCCATAAACTTGATGTTTTTTTCTCACCTTAAAGATTTCTTATAGGTTATTTGGACATACCGAacgtcaaaaaagtttcattttttttaaatgcagaaTTATGAATTATCTTTTTTTCGCTGATTAACTTCTCTAATGCTTATGAgaggaggaaaaaaacaaaataatcaaaatatcaaaatttttttattgttttggttttgtttataaacaatGTTTATCTACGAAATGTGACAGATCATTTTGTGGCGCTTGGTGATTTTGTTGTAGATTTAGTAAAGcaatcgattttttattttgcattcattttacagatttttcgtaCATGCCAGAGAGTTTGTTTCTAATTTCTCTTTTAATGATTGTCAAATGAATTTCGTACGATAAAGATTCTACCATCGCCACCCTTCACGATTACGCTATGTGACTCTTATTATTTGTTAGACACTGAAGAAGTCACATTTCAAAGATTTCCAAGATTTTGCAGGCCAACTTTTATCGATGtcctatttttcattttttttttaaattattacttgaaattgtagttttaatttaatcccttacaaattcaattaaattataGATTAGAAAGTTGTGAAATAAAGGCTTTAAAAACTATTAACCAAACTCTTTGTACatgtttttagaaaatgtttttcgaaaaaatatcaaaatttcgaaattttaatttaacggcacatttttttctaaactgcTTCCGAAATGGCTATTTGTTTGGACGGCTCGTCGTCACTCGATATCCTTCTGGAACTCGCACCATCGACAACATCAGAGAAAAGCTGTATATTGTAGGAAGCAGCTatacaaaaactgaaaattagtcaaataattttataattttcttgtttttcttttaaagatttataaaatattttaaatttacactaactaacattaaaaaaattatcatgactttttaataattcaaattttaagaattgcaACAAGTGATTATagcaatattttgtaaatttacatacTTTTTTGAGAACAAGAAACAAATAATTCGAGCATTTTGAATTAGAATTAGACAATTAATCGGCAACCctggttgccagataaatctgggaatgccagaatTGTAAAGTgtctgccagaataaagatttaccCTTCCCTGTGCCAGATAAtcacagattttgccagatttttcattttatgcccaattttgaaccactttttgattaaaatgaacgaatttagctgaaaatataaaaatagattatgtatttattaaagaaaaagcaaattcaatatttttgaggtcataaaATCAGTCAAACGATCTGGATCCAAcaaaactttgaattaatttattttctccCTCCTTTTCAACATTcagaattgttagatttttgtctgccagatttttccagattttcaatcgatactttgccagattttttaaattttgagctgGTAACCCTGCAATTAATGatagttttagatttttgaaagttatgtttgctacttttatgtaaattttattcggggggatggca harbors:
- the LOC120423728 gene encoding glycoprotein-N-acetylgalactosamine 3-beta-galactosyltransferase 1-like isoform X1, whose translation is MQTADKMDKSKIGIPKRNLPISRKHILFLFAITVACMFILLSVLQSEPYGVPTGHGQLDISEPLSDSKVNLSEAVRVLCWVMTTPANHASKAVHVKRTWGRRCNKLLLMSSAEDKELGTIALPVGEGREGLWNKSREAFRYAYEHHLEEYDWFLKADDDTYVILENLRYFLYPFSPEFPIYFGSKFRYPEYVKQGYFSGGAGYVLSREALKRFVEQALQGSKNCTTAFDTEDLEMGRCMESVNVTAGDSRDLLGRKRFLPLEPMFHLTTNPADDPNFWYNYYSFYEPFYGDNCCSDLAISFHYIPGQQMHVMDYLIYGLHPYGVKFRNPPLKPKLSWDEARLVPGPYPVETTTVNATVDLSSTVSASSEESSSSQANIDTRSENSTSSEASNEVGSTSNSSYLLEIFKRLLEKQEINKTKEEEIIDKILSDKEFTKKLLDKLKLRQNE
- the LOC120423728 gene encoding glycoprotein-N-acetylgalactosamine 3-beta-galactosyltransferase 1-like isoform X2; protein product: MFILLSVLQSEPYGVPTGHGQLDISEPLSDSKVNLSEAVRVLCWVMTTPANHASKAVHVKRTWGRRCNKLLLMSSAEDKELGTIALPVGEGREGLWNKSREAFRYAYEHHLEEYDWFLKADDDTYVILENLRYFLYPFSPEFPIYFGSKFRYPEYVKQGYFSGGAGYVLSREALKRFVEQALQGSKNCTTAFDTEDLEMGRCMESVNVTAGDSRDLLGRKRFLPLEPMFHLTTNPADDPNFWYNYYSFYEPFYGDNCCSDLAISFHYIPGQQMHVMDYLIYGLHPYGVKFRNPPLKPKLSWDEARLVPGPYPVETTTVNATVDLSSTVSASSEESSSSQANIDTRSENSTSSEASNEVGSTSNSSYLLEIFKRLLEKQEINKTKEEEIIDKILSDKEFTKKLLDKLKLRQNE